From Chiroxiphia lanceolata isolate bChiLan1 chromosome 11, bChiLan1.pri, whole genome shotgun sequence, the proteins below share one genomic window:
- the GXYLT2 gene encoding glucoside xylosyltransferase 2 isoform X1, with product MRRPCKVAAALLCLAVLLLLYLLAGSAAPPPAPSAPARRPPRLGRSPPRRSGGTAGHRKPGEQKHPKEPSSLQCMHLAVVACGDRLEETLIMLKSAVLFSNRRLCFHIFAEDSLKPEFEKKLKEWPSSYTKKFESNIYPITFSVGNAQEWKKLFKPCAAQRLFLPVILKDVDSLLYVDTDVLFLRPIDDIWHVLKEFNSTQLAAMAPEHEIPKIGWYSRFARHPYYGTTGVNSGVMLMNLTRIRSTQFKNSIIPGGLTWEEMLYPLYQKYKNYITWGDQDLLNIIFYFNPECLYVFPCQWNYRPDHCMYGSNCRGAEEEGVSILHGNRGVYHDDKQPTFKALYEVIRDFPFEDNLFQSLYYPLQSKFLDTVHTLCGRIPQVFLKQIEKTMKKVYENRVIVYLGANHRY from the exons ATGCGGCGGCCCTGCAAGGTGGCGGCGGCCCTGCTGTGCCTCgccgtgctgctgctgctgtatcTGCTGGCGGgcagcgcggccccgccgcccgcgccctccgcgcccgcccgccgcccgccgcgcctCGGCCGGAGCCCCCCGCGCCGGAGCGGCGGCACCGCCGGCCACAG gaAGCCTGGGGAACAGAAACATCCAAAGGAGCCTTCATCCTTGCAGTGCATGCATCTGGCAGTGGTGGCATGTGGGGACCGGCTGGAGGAGACGCTGATCATGCTGAAATCAGCGGTTCTCTTCAGCAACAGGAGACTCTGCTTTCACATTTTTGCTGAGGATTCCCTTAAGCCTGAATTTGAGAAGAAG TTAAAGGAGTGGCCTTCCTCGTATACAAAGAAGTTTGAATCCAACATTTACCCAATAACCTTCTCAGTAGGAAATGCTCAGGAATGGAAGAAGTTATTCAAACCATGTGCTGCCCAGCGCCTGTTTCTCCCG GTCATCCTGAAGGATGTGGATTCCCTCCTTTACGTGGACACTGATGTTCTCTTCCTGAGGCCCATCGATGACATCTGGCACGTCCTGAAGGAGTTCAACTCCACACAGCTGGCTGCCATGGCCCCGGAACACGAGATCCCGAAGATTGGCTGGTACAGCCGCTTTGCACGTCACCCCTATTACGGGACAACCGGAGTCAACTCCGGGGTGATGCTGATGAATTTAACGCGGATCCGCAGCACGCAGTTCAAG AACAGCATCATACCAGGTGGTTTGACTTGGGAGGAAATGTTATATCCATTGTACCAGAAGTACAAAAATTACATTACGTGGGGAGACCAGGATTTACTAAATATCATTTTTTACTTTAACCCAG AGTGTCTCTATGTGTTCCCCTGCCAGTGGAACTACCGGCCCGACCACTGCATGTACGGCAGCAACTGCCGCGGGGCGGAGGAGGAGGGGGTCTCCATCCTGCACGGGAACAGGGGCGTCTACCACGATGACAAGCAGCCCACGTTCAAGGCACTCTACGAGGTGATCCGTGAT tTTCCATTTGAAGACAATCTCTTCCAGTCCTTGTACTACCCTCTGCAGTCGAAGTTTCTGGATACAGTGCACACTTTATGTGGGAGAATTCCACAAGTATTTTTGAAGCAAATTGAGAAAACTATGAAGAAGGTGTATGAAAATCGTGTCATTGTCTACTTGGGGGCCAACCACAGATACTAA
- the GXYLT2 gene encoding glucoside xylosyltransferase 2 isoform X2, with protein sequence MHLAVVACGDRLEETLIMLKSAVLFSNRRLCFHIFAEDSLKPEFEKKLKEWPSSYTKKFESNIYPITFSVGNAQEWKKLFKPCAAQRLFLPVILKDVDSLLYVDTDVLFLRPIDDIWHVLKEFNSTQLAAMAPEHEIPKIGWYSRFARHPYYGTTGVNSGVMLMNLTRIRSTQFKNSIIPGGLTWEEMLYPLYQKYKNYITWGDQDLLNIIFYFNPECLYVFPCQWNYRPDHCMYGSNCRGAEEEGVSILHGNRGVYHDDKQPTFKALYEVIRDFPFEDNLFQSLYYPLQSKFLDTVHTLCGRIPQVFLKQIEKTMKKVYENRVIVYLGANHRY encoded by the exons ATGCATCTGGCAGTGGTGGCATGTGGGGACCGGCTGGAGGAGACGCTGATCATGCTGAAATCAGCGGTTCTCTTCAGCAACAGGAGACTCTGCTTTCACATTTTTGCTGAGGATTCCCTTAAGCCTGAATTTGAGAAGAAG TTAAAGGAGTGGCCTTCCTCGTATACAAAGAAGTTTGAATCCAACATTTACCCAATAACCTTCTCAGTAGGAAATGCTCAGGAATGGAAGAAGTTATTCAAACCATGTGCTGCCCAGCGCCTGTTTCTCCCG GTCATCCTGAAGGATGTGGATTCCCTCCTTTACGTGGACACTGATGTTCTCTTCCTGAGGCCCATCGATGACATCTGGCACGTCCTGAAGGAGTTCAACTCCACACAGCTGGCTGCCATGGCCCCGGAACACGAGATCCCGAAGATTGGCTGGTACAGCCGCTTTGCACGTCACCCCTATTACGGGACAACCGGAGTCAACTCCGGGGTGATGCTGATGAATTTAACGCGGATCCGCAGCACGCAGTTCAAG AACAGCATCATACCAGGTGGTTTGACTTGGGAGGAAATGTTATATCCATTGTACCAGAAGTACAAAAATTACATTACGTGGGGAGACCAGGATTTACTAAATATCATTTTTTACTTTAACCCAG AGTGTCTCTATGTGTTCCCCTGCCAGTGGAACTACCGGCCCGACCACTGCATGTACGGCAGCAACTGCCGCGGGGCGGAGGAGGAGGGGGTCTCCATCCTGCACGGGAACAGGGGCGTCTACCACGATGACAAGCAGCCCACGTTCAAGGCACTCTACGAGGTGATCCGTGAT tTTCCATTTGAAGACAATCTCTTCCAGTCCTTGTACTACCCTCTGCAGTCGAAGTTTCTGGATACAGTGCACACTTTATGTGGGAGAATTCCACAAGTATTTTTGAAGCAAATTGAGAAAACTATGAAGAAGGTGTATGAAAATCGTGTCATTGTCTACTTGGGGGCCAACCACAGATACTAA